From the genome of Nitrospirota bacterium:
AGTGGTGACATTGAACAGCCAGACAGGCTCCTACTCTCCAAAAGCATTGACATCCTCTCAGATGTCGTCGCCCTGGACAACAAATGTCGGCAATCAGACCATGTACTGTTCTGACTGTCATGGCACAGATGCTGAGGCCAGCACAGACCCGAAAGGCCCCCATGGGTCAAGCTATAAATATATGCTGAAGGGGACAGGTAAATACTGGCCTACAAAGAGCGATGGTTCAACTCTCTGGAGATTAAATACCACGGATGCGCAGAATACAGACCTTTTCTGCAAGAACTGCCATCCGATATACGATGGAAGCTGGAAAAACAATGCTCATTCCGGAATGGCAAGCAGGAACCCCTACTGTGTTAACTGTCATGTGGCAGTTCCACATGGATCAAAAAGGTCAAGGCTTATCGGATATAATTCTGATCCAGCACCATATGATTATAATAATAGTTATCTTGGAATAACAGGATTTAAAAAAGCCGGCAGCCCTACAGGCTATGCACAAAGTAACTGTTCCACAAACTGTGGCGGTCATGGTGGCTCTGTCTCAGGTGCTGACCCGTAGGATTAATGGGTATATGACTTTATAATTTTGTTGCTACGGATTCGTCAGAAAATAAAGAAATTTCTCATCTCTCCTATAACTGTTATCTCTTTACTCTTGATAACAATTATAGCCTGTCTGATTGGTGTTTTTATCCCTCAGATTGCAGACAAAAGCCCTTCATATTTTGAGGTGT
Proteins encoded in this window:
- a CDS encoding cytochrome C; this translates as VVTLNSQTGSYSPKALTSSQMSSPWTTNVGNQTMYCSDCHGTDAEASTDPKGPHGSSYKYMLKGTGKYWPTKSDGSTLWRLNTTDAQNTDLFCKNCHPIYDGSWKNNAHSGMASRNPYCVNCHVAVPHGSKRSRLIGYNSDPAPYDYNNSYLGITGFKKAGSPTGYAQSNCSTNCGGHGGSVSGADP